A window of the Halichoerus grypus chromosome 2, mHalGry1.hap1.1, whole genome shotgun sequence genome harbors these coding sequences:
- the CANT1 gene encoding soluble calcium-activated nucleotidase 1 gives MPVQPSNHLEWNEPMHSLRISVGGLPVLASMTKAADPRFRPRWKVILPSFVGAAVLWLLYSHRPPPGRPPAPNAHNWRLSQAPADRYNDTYPLSAPQRTPGGTRYRIAVIADLDTESRAQEENTWFSYLKKGYLTLSDSGDKVAVEWDKGHGVLESHLAEKGRGMELSELIVFNGRLYSVDDRTGVIYQIEGTKAVPWVILSDGDGTVGKGFKAEWLAVKDEHLYVGGLGKEWTTSTGEVMNENPEWVKVVGSRGSVDHENWVSSYSALRAAAGIQPPGYLIHESACWSDTLQRWFFLPRRASHERYSEKDDEYKGTNLLLSAAQDFGDISVSRVGEVVPTHGFSSFKFIPNTDDQIIVALKSEEDRGKIATYIMAFTLDGRFLLPETKIGNVKYEGIEFI, from the exons ATGCCCGTCCAGCCCTCCAACCACCTGGAATGGAATGAGCCTATGCACTCCCTCCGGATAAGTGTGGGGGGCCTTCCGGTGCTGGCGTCCATGACCAAGGCAGCAGACCCCCGCTTCCGCCCCCGCTGGAAAGTGATCCTGCCATCCTTTGTGGGCGCTGCTGTCCTCTGGCTGCTGTACTCCCACCGCCCACCCCCAGGCAGGCCCCCCGCACCCAACGCCCACAACTGGAGGCTCAGCCAGGCACCTGCTGACCGGTACAATGACACCTACCCCCTGTCTGCCCCCCAGAGGACGCCGGGTGGGACTCGGTACCGAATCGCGGTTATTGCTGACTTGGACACAGAGTCTAGAGCCCAAGAGGAAAATACCTGGTTCAGTTACCTGAAGAAGGGCTACTTGACCCTGTCAGACAGCGGGGACAAGGTGGCCGTGGAGTGGGACAAAGGCCACGGGGTCCTCGAGTCCCACCTAGCTGAAAAGGGGCGGGGCATGGAGCTGTCTGAGCTGATTGTCTTCAACGGGAGACTCTACTCTGTGGACGACCGGACAGGGGTCATCTACCAGATCGAGGGCACCAAAGCCGTGCCATGGGTGATTCTGTCCGACGGTGATGGAACCGTGGGGAAAG GCTTCAAAGCCGAGTGGCTGGCTGTGAAGGACGAGCATCTGTATGTGGGCGGCCTGGGCAAGGAGTGGACCACCAGCACAGGGGAAGTGATGAACGAAAACCCCGAGTGGGTGAAGGTGGTGGGCAGCAGAGGCAGCGTGGACCACGAGAACTGGGTGTCCAGCTACAGCGCTCTGCGGGCCGCTGCAGGGATCCAGCCTCCAG GCTACCTCATTCACGAGTCTGCCTGCTGGAGTGACACGCTGCAGCGATGGTTCTTCCTGCCGCGCCGGGCCAGCCACGAGCGGTACAGCGAGAAGGATGACGAGTACAAGGGCACCAACCTGCTCCTGAGCGCTGCCCAGGACTTTGGCGACATCTCCGTCAGCCGCGTGGGGGAGGTGGTCCCCACGCACGGCTTCTCCTCCTTCAAGTTCATCCCCAACACTGACGACCAGATCATTGTGGCCCTCAAGTCTGAGGAGGACAGGGGCAAGATCGCCACCTACATCATGGCCTTCACACTGGACGGGCGCTTCCTACTGCCAGAGACCAAGATCGGCAACGTGAAATATGAAGGAATAGAGttcatttaa